The Agelaius phoeniceus isolate bAgePho1 chromosome 2, bAgePho1.hap1, whole genome shotgun sequence region TTCCCAGCTGTCTGAGAATTAGCTGAGCACCTTCTTATTCCTCAAGCTTGCAGATTCCTTCCCTCCCTTGGGGCTGTGAACATCAGTGGAGGCACTTGTCAGCTACAAGTGGTTATAACCCCTTGCACTGAAGGCACAAGGATGTGAAATAACATTCTGCTCCCCAGAAATGAGAAAGCTTCATTTTCCCAGCACAAAGTAATTGGATTCCTAGGTTCTGGCCATTTTCTGACATTAAGCATTCCCAATACCAACAGCATTTGGGATTATAATGGTACTGCAAGCACATTAAGGAACAATGTTGTTGGTTCCTTTCCTagggtgctgctgtgcttcACTTGCCAGCTGAGATCCATTTCAAGCCTGTCCTGTGCATTGGTACCTTGTAGCAATGTCATCATTTTCACCACCATCGCCCCAGTAGGTGTTGGGAAACCCATTCATCTTCATGTAATGTTCTGGAGTCAGAGCAGACACGCCCCCAAAAAAGGACTTGTATGGCAGactaaaagagaaaacaaacaggcAAACAAAcaccaccccccaaaaaaactccTAAAAAACTCAGCCACCAAAAACCAGAGTTCACTATTGAAGGCTAATGCCTGTCCTCCACAACTAACAGTGTGATCCAAGTCACACATACATTAATTGCATACTTGCAGGCACTCTCATGACAatgccaaaccccaaaacagtAAACCCAGTGTAATTCCCATCATGTTCCATTCCCCTCATTGTTTCCCAACACCTCCCCCCAAAACTGACCAAAGTAAAGCTGGTTTCAAAACTCTATCTTGGATGAGTTTAAAGTACCTGTATCCTACCACATCATATTCCACCTGATCCAATATTCCCAtcttacatttcttttcttgaaGGAAAGTCAAACAGAAACCTGCCAGTCATTTGCCAAGCTGAGCTAACTGTGGAACAGGGAACTACAGGCAAGGAAACATTCAAGACTGCACGCTTGGGTCAAAAATATCCTTTTCTAGGAAGTAACTGCTGCAAAACTAACACACAGAAAACCTCATAAAGATTGTGTCTTTCACTGTTCCCACCCATACTTTCTAACAGGAAGTGAACGAACTGGAATATATCCACAGAAAGCAAATGGAGGCACTTACGTGTACTGAAACTTATCCATGGCACTGGCCATGTGCTTGGGATAATATTCATCACAAATGTACAGGTTATAATCATTCTCAGGCACCAGGTCAATATCATGCAGGACAAGGCAGTCCCACTCTTCATCCTTCATGGCTTCCCGGACACCAACATTAAGCAGCTTTGCTCGGTTAAATGAACCAGTCCCTACCTGGAAAAGAAAACCTACATTTCTTCACCAAAACCACACAGATGTTGTTAGATAGCTCagttaaaatttattttagccAAAAAGCCTTATTCAAATGAATGAATCAATACTGGCTGCAAATTCCATGCTTCCAGCTTTGAAAATGTCACCCACCCTCTTCACAACATTCTTAGCAATTGTCAGCTTTGCTGTGTCAGGGGCCTTGCACTCTTGGCACCTTTCAAGAGATCCATCCATAAGCCAATCCTCAGGTAAACATTTGTACAGCAACACTTTTGCCCTGACTACTGTTTACTAAAACTTACAAATCAGAAAAAGATCTTGGTCAAACAAAAAAGCTTCTTTGCCCTCCCAGTAAACTATTTGTTTTAACTGATGAATCCAAAACTTGCTCCCTTGCCACTGATCTTTTGCAACACCAGTCCATGTCAGGTACAAAATGCTGCTAGACCTGCACAGACTACCCTGCCAAGCCACATGTATGTATTTGACACAGACTAAAAATATCCAGCTCCACTTCAGCATTCAGTCTCCACGTTTTGCTTAGTAGTCACACTGAAGCTACAGACAAACCACATGCAAATctcaaaaagaggaaaacaaaagttACAACTGTCCTGGGTTACAAAAGGAAAGTGCTACTGTGGGGTGTAACCAAACTGTATTCTACTTTCCACTACATCATTTTTGGACAAACTCTTAAAGAAGGGTTgtttgcagcagctgccagcgcACAGCCACCCCTCAGGCTACAGCTGGGTGTTACACAAGGGAAAAAGAGGCAGCCCTGTGAGGCAGGATagtgtttctttctcttcacaCTCAGCTGTGGTACCTTCACCTGCTGGTGAAGCAGCCATCCTGAAGGGTCTCTGCTAAGGGGCCATCATGAACTCAATGGAACTAGCAGAACACCTGTCAACAACCACCAAGGACTCCAAAAATATTCTGTCCCTCATAGGACTACATCATTCCATTGTGAaagtccctgccctgggaggtaCCACCTGAACCTGACCACATAGAATCtcaatttggggatttgggacacCATCACTGCTCGAGGGAACCAGAGGAGGAACAGACCTTCTACAGGACCACCGTTTTCAACACTGCAGCCATCACTTAATCAGGCTGTGACCACCATCCTGACCAACAGGGGGACAGGCTGTCACTTTAAGCCAATGTTTTTGTATTAATGTATTTATTGTAATCTTTCTATTAAGTTGTAATTCCAATCTGAAATCTTTCTCAAGGTGATTGTCTGGGGGTTCATTACTCCCGCTGGTTTACTTTCAAACCAGCACAACCACTTAGTGACAAATTTATacccccaggaaaaaaaaaccaaaaccacgaCAGAACCAATTAAAAGTGGTACAGTATTTCAATCATTAGCAGTCATGGAGGCAGGACAGCTATCTGACCTCCTCTCAGCCCATGCATAAAACAGTATTTCCACATCAGAAGAGTCACATTTCTTCTTCAGAACCCAGCCCTTAAGTGGTGTAGCTGAGCTTCCCAGCAGGCAGATCTGACTTGGAGTTACCTGTTGGATCAGGTAGATAGTGTAGCTGAGCTGCTGGCGCTGCAGGAAGGGATGGATGTAGTAGAGAAGATGGTGGAGGCACTTCTCCTGGTTCCTGTAGGCCACGAGGATGGCGGATTTGTAGCGGGCAAAGCAGTGAGGTGGCTTGTAGTGGCCACCAGACTGAACAAAAGGATTTCTTTTTATGATCATCCTTTCACTAGGGAGCACCTTGAAGGTGATGGTTAATGGACCAACTGTaaggagagacagaaaaagagtAAGTAAGATCAGTGATGTTTCTCCATCTTTTTTCAGACCACCCAGCCATGTTTGCTCCTTCAGACAGCAGCCCCACCAGAGAAGAGTTAACAACACTCATGCAGATGTGGCTCTGTGATAAATTTCACTGCTGCCTGCTGgccagctcagcaccaggaggaCAAACTACCTGCCAGGCACCCCGAGCCCTGGCACGGCCAGCAGGTCTCACTGggctgctgcacagctgcttCTCCCTGGGACTGCCTGCTACTACAGCCTTGTGTTGCTTAGATGAGATCCTTGAGTAAATGGATTCACTGAAAGAAACAGCGTAGAAAATTATTCAAGATGAACAGACACATCTGCTTTTGCTACCCATTTGGAAAATTTCTTTAAGCCTCTTTCTGAAGAGATTCAAGGACAAAGATGTGCAAGTGGATATTCAGCAGGTCAGGGGAGAAACAGTTTGAAGCCTGGATGAATAGAAATGCTTTAGAAAATGTCAGCTCTACCTTTAAAAGCATTTCAAGTTTAATTTGATATTACAATCACATGCCACAATAGCTGAATTTGctatattatttcattttatacaCTTTGATAAGCAGGCAGTACTTCAAAATCTGGGAGAAGCAGATGACAGAactgagaaagaagaaagatgttATATTTTCAGGAACAGGCACAGGATAGCAAAAGAAACTATACATGGTTGTTGTTCTACTCAGCAcctcattttaaaatacaaaatatactGGATATCTTCAAGAGTTTTtgcctaattaaaaaaaatctgcatttttacaTGAATTCTTCAGATGGAAAAATCCTGACAAGTCATAAGTGAAAAAGAATGCATATAAAGTGTCAATACCCATTTTAACACAAACCTCATTGTTacaatataaataaacaaattctACAATTGTCTAAACGCCTGTCCTCCTGGGTACTGAGAAAAACTTCCAGAAGTAGCATAAGACTTGTATTTATACACAAATCAGTGTGTCTTAATGGTTTTCTACAACTGTGaacttttaagaaaataatacaCAGATGCAGAACAAGATTACCATCCAATGCTTAAATGAACTAGGAAAAAACTTTCACCCAAATCATAATTAGAAGCTGGCAATTTCAAATGACAGTTCTATTAAAAAATTCTTTGCAGGCCATGTTACCGAAGgcaaaatgggtttttttcaccaaaagtcTGCAAGGCAAGTTTGTAgttggtggtgtttttttttttttttttaatagctataaacaagattttcttttctttccaagcTGATAATTAACACTATGGCTGTCCTAAATCACTTTTTCAGTATCTTCTAAGTGAGACTCCCTCttaaacactgaaataaataattctcTCAAAAACCTTCTGATAACAAAGcatgagagagagaaagcaaatatttaagCCTGGTGTTTAGGAACTTTCATTTGAGCAGGAGAAGGTACAGGTGTGTTTTAAGACTAAATAAGCAAGTGAGTCCAGCATATGCTTCTTTCAGTCCATCCTATATTCAAATCTGTGCTACAATtctaacaaaaacaaacaaaaaattgagCCTGCCCACACCCACATCCTGTTTAACTGACACAGAAAGAAGCAACATCCCTCcactggttttgggggtttggggttttggagtTTGGTTGATTCATTGGTTTTGGGTTGGTTGCAGGGTTTTTAGAGCAGTAACAAGACTTAAGGACTAAATTTGCCATAAAATTCTAAGTGTCCATTCTGAACCAGGGAACACTGCTACTATGAGGAAGTTGGTACACCTGACATTTCTGATGGGCAAACCTGTATTTGCTAAGtgtctcctctccttcctcaagGAACACACAAATGGCATTTCCTGAAGGTCAGTCTGAAGAGCCACTGATCCCATTTCTCATGCTGTCAAAAATGTCTGGTCAGAATCCTGCTGCGTGGGTTTTGTTCATTGGTTtctgtttgttggtttgtttttaaaaagaaagccTGACTTTTGCTTGTCAGCAAGATTTTGCAATAGCTGACTCTTAAACATCACTTTTCAGTCCTTCTCCAACTATTTAAAATACTGGAGAATTTGATTTTCACTGCATTACCCGCAGCAAGAAAGCAGAGTACATTGCCATATATTTGTACCCAAAACAGAAGAGTGGTTCTTCAGAGAATCATTGTGTGGGCTATGAACCTAGGTCACATCTCCAGTGAACATTTCATGATGTATTTCCTACCTCTGTGCATGCAGTTTCCCTTTCCACTGTTAAGACTCCCACATTTCAGTCCAACAATGTTATCAACCTGTAGTTTATGTTGCTGTTTAGATTAATGCACTTGCTGATTATCAGATCTTTCAACCTAAGGCACCATTAACCACTGATTTGATGACAAGTGGAGCTTGCTAAAGAAGTATTATATTCAGGGATTTCAACTATAGATTATTGctctaaagaaaaataagaagggGAATTAACCCCTTTTATTCTCCCACAAAGGCAAGGTTTTGTTTTCTATAAAACAATTGGGACTTTGTATTGCAGAGTAAGATTCTGCAGCAACAATCTttaaattccagaaaaaatgaGATCTTAATTTGGATGTAAGGGTATGAGTAGGATACTGTGAACAGCTTCACTCCTGTTCTCTCCTTCCATACCCAAGCATACCATTCAGGAGTGTAACATTTGCATTTTCCAGGGTTTTCAAGATATTGTGTTCTCCTATGCTGCCTGACTCCACACATCAAACAAATGAGCTCAGAAACTCAATCTGGAATATgccaagggaaggaaaaaaaattcagtgtgaCTTACATCCCCAAAACCTCTGGCTGCCCTACACTCCTTGGCTACAAGCTACATCCTGGCTCTCATGTCTCCCTGCCGTCCAACTAACAAAAGGCTAATGCAATCTAATCCAATTAAATCCCAAATGTGAACAGAGCACTTGCATGCTGGACCAAagagggataaataaaactgccAAAGCACAGccttggaaaaggaggaaaaaactaTCTTAACACATACTAGGAAGCACAGGATCCCTGTTGAGGCAGGGCACAGAATCAACACTCCGAAGTGTCCAAGCaatttttccatggcaaatttTTCCATGGTTCCAAAGATGTTTCTGTGCCTGCACCATCACACAGAGGGCGTTTAATAAATATGAAACTTCAGTGTACAGTTAGGTCTCACAAATCCCTGTGCTGTCAGCTGGTGCCACTGACAGCACACTCTCTGCTTGCTTCACTCCCTGGGCAACATATTTACCTATGAGGAATCCTATTGACTTTGACCATATCTATCCCACCTTATGAAAGTAACTCCAGGACCTCTGAACTCAGAGTTTGCAGCTGTCATTACCAAGCCCAATCAGAATAACCAGAACTTACACAAGatgaacaaacaggaacagtaGCATGGGTGAATGCTGCACTCAGATACTGCAGCACCACACATAACATTACCAGAGTCATATTTCTGTAATTCTACCAGCAcatgggaaaagaaataaaaaattagacCAACAGCTTTCATTTAAGCATCAGTTGCTAATGATAGAATACAAGGCTGCCTCAATGGCACCTGAAAATAAATCTCAGTGTTAgcacttttttatttctctttcaatCCAAGAGAAGAAACTCTGGCAGCATTAGAAAACATAGCAGGAGCTACTTAATACAACAGATGGTCCTGCTCATGAAAAGGTTATGACAGATGGGAGTGAAAGGCAGTAACTACTATAAGAAGGGCTTGGAAAAAATCCTTCCACAGCATGAGCAAATTATAACCAGCAAACTTACAGACAGAACTTTCAACTATTAAAGTCCTTGAGGGCCAAACCAACTTGTTCAGCATGTACCATGTACGAAGGAAGGTACCTCTTTAAACCAAACCAGAAATAATACAATAAAGACAAATCTTCCAGCACCAAACTTTTTCCTCATGAGAGGAAAAGATGAACCGAAGCAAGACATCTTGCATGCAATGTGAGAAAGTCAGATTTTGAATTTAAAAGCTATTTAGTTATGTTTAACAAAGTATAACCCTGGCATATAAGCACTTCACTTTTTCTAAAAATAGAAGAGGAAGAAACAGGCAATGGATTATTTGTGTAGAAACTTTAACCTCTGAGGGAACTCAAGTAATTTATTGACTATATTAGTGAAGACACTGAATACCTGCAATGCTTTTCAAGTTGTTGGTCACAAAACGTTCAGTGGACACCACTAGGTACTTAAAAGCATCACTAGTCAGCAGGAGTCTAATTCCTCTAAGGCAGAGATGATTAGCAATTACACTTTAATTCTTTCTTCACAGCCCTGGAAGAAGCAAGTTGCTGCAGATTCAGGAGACAGGAAATAGACAGATGAGCTGCAAGCTGATCAACATTCAAATAGTTATCAAAATGATCTACTACATATATAAATGGAAGAAGTGCTGCACTTCATAAAAGCCCTGATGCAGAAACCATTTAAGCCATTTGGAATCCTTCCAGGTACTTTAACACACTTTAGAGTGGGCACAGTGACTTATTaccagctctgagcaggaggCTGAGTCCTCAAGAATTGATTTGAAATCTCATTTAATAGAGTTtatgaaattaatattaaaaggCATTGCTCTCTGCAATATAATGCTTCCAAGAAGCATCAGTCTCATGAGAGATGATGGCAACAACTATTCAAGACATTTATAAAGTATTTATATCTCAATTCATATGCTCCATCACGTATAAAACAAGGGACAACTCCCTCACAAAATAGCATGCTTCTCAGctaagaaaaaagcaaaacacccAGAAGAGGCTGGCATGCAGTGATAGAAGGAATAATTTACATCCTATATTTACAGGGAAATACCACTGAGTAAAAGTTAAGCAGTAGCAGAGACCTTAAGCTGAATTTGTATCAGTGCTCCAAATTACTTGTGTTTCACTTCATCGATGGTTCATATGCTCAGCTCAGTATTTTTATACAGCAAAACTTACACAGTTACTTTGCCTCatggttggcttttttttcctcccagacAACTTGCTGTTGTTTCTGTATGTGACTAACATCATGTTTCCATTTTAGCTCTGAAGTACCGCCTGCAGGACCATCCCCTCTTCTCAGCACTCTCAGTGACGGGCAGAAAAGGAGTTCTTACAAAGATTTCCCAGCTCTAAGAGCACAGATTAGAGTAATTTTACTCTGCATCCGCCTCCTCCATATACGTCACTACTTTTACTTATCTGATGGTTTGCAGGCAAGCTACAGAATTGTTTGGTTCTTTCTTTTTGACACTAAAGCTGTCTCATTTGACTCTTAGGAGAGAGGATTTTCATCAGTAGCAGACACAAGTTAGGTGCAGTCATGTTTCTGCTGTgctttttcaaataaaacaaTTCAGCCTGAAACAAGGAATTGTTGCTTCCCAGAACTGAATGGGCTGCAGTGCACTGAGACCATGACACCCAGCACCTGTGCAAAAAGGCTCTGTGCTACCAGGATTTCAGGAGTTAGTAGAGCTATTTCTGAGGGAAATGCTGAAACACACACCCAAAGCTATCATACATACTGTGTGTACTTAATTTAACTGCAAGCaacagaggaaggaaggaaacatCTCAAAAGAGCAAGCATCA contains the following coding sequences:
- the LOC129135084 gene encoding beta-1,4-galactosyltransferase 3-like codes for the protein MFLSRMENHCFLLFVFVFQAIFILILYRGGPSRVFRGFAESPQVVVDYSKPHDVYTNLSLFTRAPNEDTMPYCSAQSPVLVGPLTITFKVLPSERMIIKRNPFVQSGGHYKPPHCFARYKSAILVAYRNQEKCLHHLLYYIHPFLQRQQLSYTIYLIQQVGTGSFNRAKLLNVGVREAMKDEEWDCLVLHDIDLVPENDYNLYICDEYYPKHMASAMDKFQYTLPYKSFFGGVSALTPEHYMKMNGFPNTYWGDGGENDDIATRIHLAGMKIVRTSPHLGRYRVMDYNEETEIPDPWRRPPSQHNTRKTWKADGMNTLQFRLLSRTKHPLYTKITVDIGYVPPFS